In a single window of the Limnochorda sp. L945t genome:
- a CDS encoding regulatory protein RecX, whose amino-acid sequence MAIRIASVERRRGRSWYRLMAASQEAWVVDQEALESLGLTAWASQGAGKAASEPPEIEPPLLEEAERATARRRAIRLLGQRARSELEMRRLLGAWPFRPDTIEDTVRWVRALGYLDDTALAHDVVDLRVGRGAVGRKALLLEMERRGIDESVALRVVAEKYPREREQEAALRLAMRQLAHLQRLAPAQRAARLWGYLVRRGFDEELAREVAVRAAHESGTAGDAT is encoded by the coding sequence TTGGCGATCCGGATCGCGTCGGTGGAGCGGCGCCGGGGGCGGAGCTGGTACCGCCTGATGGCCGCGTCGCAGGAGGCCTGGGTCGTGGATCAGGAGGCGCTGGAGAGCCTGGGGCTCACGGCCTGGGCCTCGCAGGGCGCGGGCAAGGCCGCGTCGGAGCCGCCGGAGATCGAGCCCCCGTTGCTCGAGGAAGCCGAGCGGGCCACGGCCCGCCGCCGCGCGATTCGTCTCCTGGGCCAGCGTGCCCGGAGCGAGCTCGAGATGCGGCGCCTCCTGGGAGCATGGCCCTTCCGCCCGGATACGATCGAGGACACGGTCCGCTGGGTCCGCGCCCTGGGGTACCTCGACGACACCGCCCTGGCCCACGACGTGGTGGACCTGCGGGTGGGGCGGGGAGCGGTGGGCCGCAAGGCCCTGCTCCTGGAGATGGAGCGGCGTGGGATCGACGAGAGCGTGGCGCTCCGGGTCGTGGCGGAGAAATACCCCCGCGAGCGAGAACAGGAGGCAGCGCTTCGCCTGGCCATGCGGCAGCTGGCGCACCTGCAGCGGCTGGCGCCCGCGCAGCGGGCCGCGCGCCTGTGGGGATACCTCGTGCGCCGTGGCTTCGACGAAGAGCTTGCGCGCGAGGTGGCGGTACGCGCGGCCCACGAATCCGGCACCGCCGGCGACGCCACGTGA
- the recA gene encoding recombinase RecA, whose amino-acid sequence MTTPTAQDALERQKALEGAISQIEKQHGKGSIMRMGETQTEHVDVIPTGSLALDIALGIGGVPRGRVVEIFGPESSGKTTLALHIMAEAQKAGGIAAFIDAEHAQDPRYARRLGVDVDNLLISQPDSAEQALEITEALVRSGAVDVVVIDSVAALAPRAELEGEMGDAHVGLQARLMSQALRKLTGAISRSRTTVVFTNQIREKVGVMFGNPETTPGGRALKFYATIRCDIRRVEVLKQGTDNIGMRAKVKVVKNKLAPPFKEAEFDILYGTGISREGDILDLGVEAGVIQKSGPWFSYGDTRLGQGREQARDFLRQNAATADEIENLVRQHFGLPPIVRAVKTAATSEASSVPQALPAAGAAAEGAPAPASRRSRAERAVTSGRR is encoded by the coding sequence ATGACCACTCCTACGGCACAGGACGCGCTGGAGCGCCAGAAGGCGCTGGAAGGCGCGATCTCCCAGATAGAGAAGCAGCACGGCAAAGGCTCGATCATGCGCATGGGCGAGACCCAGACGGAGCACGTCGACGTGATCCCGACCGGCTCGCTCGCCCTCGACATCGCCTTGGGCATCGGCGGAGTGCCCCGCGGGCGGGTGGTGGAGATCTTCGGCCCCGAGTCGTCGGGCAAGACGACGCTGGCCCTCCACATCATGGCGGAGGCGCAGAAAGCCGGAGGGATCGCCGCCTTCATCGACGCCGAGCATGCCCAGGATCCCCGGTACGCCCGTCGCCTGGGCGTCGACGTGGACAACCTCCTGATCTCCCAGCCGGACAGCGCGGAGCAGGCGCTGGAGATCACGGAGGCGCTGGTGCGCAGCGGAGCGGTCGACGTGGTCGTCATCGACTCGGTGGCGGCCCTTGCCCCGCGGGCGGAGCTGGAGGGCGAGATGGGCGACGCCCACGTGGGGCTTCAGGCGCGGCTCATGTCCCAGGCGCTGCGCAAGCTGACCGGGGCCATCTCCCGGTCGCGGACCACCGTGGTCTTCACCAACCAGATCCGGGAAAAGGTAGGGGTCATGTTCGGCAACCCCGAGACCACTCCCGGGGGGAGGGCCCTCAAGTTTTACGCCACCATCCGGTGCGACATCCGCCGGGTGGAGGTGCTCAAGCAAGGCACCGACAACATCGGGATGCGGGCCAAGGTCAAGGTCGTCAAGAACAAGCTGGCGCCGCCGTTCAAAGAAGCGGAGTTCGACATTCTCTACGGGACGGGCATCTCCCGGGAAGGGGACATCCTGGACCTGGGCGTGGAAGCCGGCGTCATCCAGAAAAGCGGGCCATGGTTCTCTTACGGCGATACCCGGCTCGGCCAGGGGCGCGAGCAGGCGCGCGACTTCCTGCGGCAAAACGCCGCCACGGCCGACGAGATCGAAAACCTGGTCCGGCAGCACTTCGGCCTGCCCCCGATCGTGCGTGCGGTCAAGACCGCCGCAACTTCCGAAGCCTCGTCCGTACCCCAGGCGCTGCCGGCTGCCGGCGCGGCCGCCGAAGGAGCGCCCGCGCCGGCGAGCCGCCGGAGCCGGGCCGAACGGGCCGTGACCAGCGGCAGGCGATGA
- the thpR gene encoding RNA 2',3'-cyclic phosphodiesterase: MAVLVDEAMRDCIAAYVESLRAAMGPAARHVRWVDPAQYHFTLRFLGDLDEQARQRVFDAAGEACSAARRFRLSTGAVGAFPSLERPRVLWIGVEPPEAARRLVELAAHLEQALVARGLGPADKPFSAHLTLGRLRDGAPGQGVAAALGERRPPAACGSMVVREVTVMASTLTARGPIHTPLFSAPIRAGRDE, translated from the coding sequence GTGGCGGTTCTTGTGGACGAAGCCATGCGCGACTGCATTGCCGCGTACGTCGAAAGCCTGCGGGCCGCAATGGGGCCCGCGGCACGGCACGTGCGCTGGGTCGACCCCGCTCAGTACCATTTCACCTTGCGGTTCCTCGGAGATCTGGACGAACAGGCCAGGCAGCGGGTGTTCGACGCCGCCGGCGAGGCGTGCAGCGCAGCGCGGCGCTTCCGCTTGTCGACCGGGGCGGTCGGCGCCTTTCCCAGCCTGGAGCGGCCTCGTGTCCTCTGGATCGGGGTGGAGCCCCCCGAGGCCGCGCGCCGGCTGGTCGAGCTGGCGGCCCACCTGGAGCAGGCGCTGGTGGCTCGAGGGCTGGGGCCGGCGGACAAACCGTTCTCGGCCCATCTGACCCTGGGGCGGCTGCGGGACGGCGCTCCGGGGCAGGGCGTGGCGGCGGCGCTCGGAGAGCGGCGACCTCCCGCAGCGTGTGGCAGCATGGTGGTGCGCGAGGTGACCGTCATGGCGAGCACGCTCACCGCCAGGGGGCCCATCCATACACCCCTGTTTTCCGCCCCCATCCGGGCAGGGAGGGACGAGTAA
- a CDS encoding metallophosphoesterase family protein yields the protein MRLRNGRRAARGLRWVAAGLLGAILATVALPARYTYPGNLSVTVEWRLPRRGATVVELPPLGEVEARTHALPVQLRIRLDRVEPDAVEAISRAGSPESYRTLQQQLVQFLSDSARRFALRQVALAGAGAAAGLRLAGAPGWAVPAAGGVAFAALFGGLAAGVAWQWNAASFEAPTYRGALEAAPQIVELARMGIQAVGDMGRRLQWSARELLALYQHLDRIPVHEDRGPQLVVAHVSDLHNNPAAFDLLSAVVRHFEVDAVVDTGDMLELGSSLEPILTQRIRDLRVPYLFVPGNHDTPRLVQVLGSLPNVRILDGHVVEVKGLRVFGMADPGAADDRPDALSDDQARQLAGRIRERLAGALEKPAHAAGSGWPADIVAVHNNVAGESVAPTLAQVVLFGHDHRASFRLVDGTAYVDAGSTGAAGLRGLQSGAPLTFTLALLRFDMGSGRPRLWAVDEVRLDAVSGEFSMERHLVLAEQGEKASSVEPMNGTGAGR from the coding sequence TTGAGGCTTCGTAACGGGCGGCGGGCGGCCCGCGGGCTCCGGTGGGTCGCGGCCGGGCTGTTGGGAGCGATCCTGGCCACGGTCGCGCTGCCCGCCCGCTACACCTACCCCGGCAACTTGAGCGTGACCGTGGAATGGCGGCTCCCGAGGCGCGGCGCGACCGTGGTCGAGCTACCCCCACTGGGGGAAGTCGAGGCCCGGACTCACGCGCTGCCCGTCCAGTTGCGCATCCGGCTCGACCGGGTCGAGCCGGATGCCGTCGAGGCGATCAGCCGGGCCGGCTCGCCGGAGTCGTACCGGACACTCCAGCAGCAGCTGGTGCAGTTCCTGTCGGATAGCGCCCGGCGTTTCGCGCTCCGCCAGGTGGCGCTGGCCGGGGCAGGAGCTGCGGCGGGCTTGCGCTTGGCAGGGGCCCCGGGATGGGCGGTCCCGGCCGCAGGCGGCGTCGCTTTCGCCGCGCTGTTCGGTGGCCTGGCCGCAGGCGTGGCGTGGCAGTGGAACGCGGCGTCGTTCGAGGCGCCCACCTACCGCGGCGCCCTCGAGGCGGCTCCCCAGATCGTGGAGCTGGCCCGGATGGGCATCCAGGCCGTGGGCGACATGGGCCGCAGGCTCCAATGGAGCGCCCGCGAGCTGCTGGCGTTGTACCAGCACCTCGACCGCATCCCGGTCCACGAGGACCGGGGGCCGCAGCTCGTGGTGGCCCACGTCTCGGACCTGCACAACAACCCGGCTGCCTTCGACCTGCTGAGCGCGGTCGTCCGCCACTTCGAAGTGGACGCCGTCGTGGACACCGGCGACATGCTGGAGCTCGGCTCTTCCCTCGAGCCCATCCTCACCCAGCGCATCCGGGACCTGAGGGTCCCGTACCTCTTCGTCCCCGGCAATCACGATACGCCTCGCCTGGTGCAGGTGCTGGGCAGCCTGCCCAACGTGCGTATCCTCGACGGGCACGTCGTGGAGGTCAAGGGTTTGAGGGTGTTCGGGATGGCCGACCCCGGCGCGGCGGACGACAGGCCCGATGCTCTGAGCGACGACCAGGCCCGCCAGCTTGCGGGCCGCATCCGCGAGCGGCTGGCGGGCGCCCTCGAAAAGCCCGCCCACGCGGCAGGATCGGGGTGGCCCGCCGACATCGTGGCGGTTCATAACAACGTGGCAGGGGAGAGCGTGGCGCCCACGCTGGCCCAGGTGGTGCTGTTCGGCCACGACCACCGGGCGAGCTTCCGCCTGGTGGACGGCACGGCGTACGTGGATGCCGGCAGCACCGGGGCGGCGGGGCTGAGGGGACTGCAGTCCGGCGCGCCCTTGACGTTCACCCTTGCCCTGCTGCGGTTCGACATGGGGTCGGGGCGACCGAGGCTGTGGGCGGTGGACGAGGTGCGGTTGGACGCCGTCTCCGGCGAGTTTTCCATGGAACGCCACCTCGTCCTGGCCGAGCAAGGGGAAAAGGCGAGCAGCGTGGAACCGATGAACGGGACGGGCGCAGGCCGGTAG
- a CDS encoding competence/damage-inducible protein A — translation MRAEIVTIGTELLLGQIVDTNAAYLARILSAVGYDAHFRQTVGDNYQRAVEAVSLALGRSDVVLVSGGLGPTEDDVTREVVAGAAGVPLELSAEALDQVEAYFRRLGREMLASQRRQALVPRGSRVIPNPVGTAPGFAWEGDGRAIVALPGVPAELEAMTRSWVVPYLQERARRAGQSGVILSRVLRVTGPGEAAVEQALQDLLHGRSNPTVATYAGTGEVHVRITARAPDEQAARALLAPVEREALRRLRDAVYGFDDQTLESVVVDLLRRASARLAVAESCTGGLVGDRLTNVPGVSECLVEDLVVYSNEAKMRHLGVDARILSEHGAVSEPCALAMARGVAARAAADLGLAITGIAGPGGGTPTKPVGLVYLAVAGRGDTRVERHVFGGDRIQVKRRSAQAALDLLRRFLLEAS, via the coding sequence GTGCGGGCCGAGATCGTGACCATCGGGACGGAGCTGTTGCTGGGGCAGATCGTGGACACCAACGCCGCGTATCTGGCCCGGATATTGAGCGCCGTGGGGTACGACGCGCACTTCCGGCAGACGGTGGGCGACAACTACCAGCGGGCCGTCGAGGCGGTCTCCCTTGCCCTGGGGCGCTCGGACGTCGTGCTGGTCTCCGGGGGGCTGGGCCCGACGGAGGACGACGTGACCCGGGAAGTCGTCGCGGGCGCGGCCGGGGTCCCCTTGGAGCTCTCCGCCGAGGCCCTGGACCAGGTAGAGGCCTACTTCCGGCGCCTGGGCAGAGAGATGCTGGCGAGCCAGCGTCGCCAGGCGCTCGTCCCCCGGGGCTCCCGGGTCATTCCCAACCCGGTCGGCACCGCTCCGGGATTCGCGTGGGAGGGAGACGGCCGGGCGATCGTCGCCCTGCCCGGCGTGCCCGCCGAGCTCGAGGCCATGACCAGGAGCTGGGTCGTTCCCTACCTGCAGGAGAGGGCCCGCCGGGCCGGGCAGAGCGGGGTCATCCTCTCCCGCGTGCTTCGGGTGACCGGGCCGGGCGAGGCAGCCGTAGAGCAAGCGCTCCAGGATCTCCTGCACGGTCGCTCCAATCCCACCGTGGCCACGTATGCCGGGACAGGCGAGGTGCACGTGCGGATCACGGCCCGAGCCCCCGACGAGCAGGCGGCTCGCGCCCTTCTCGCCCCCGTCGAACGAGAGGCCCTGCGCCGGCTCCGGGACGCCGTCTACGGCTTCGACGACCAGACCCTGGAAAGCGTGGTCGTCGACCTCCTGCGCCGCGCTTCGGCCCGCCTCGCCGTAGCGGAGTCGTGCACGGGGGGCCTGGTCGGCGACCGGTTGACCAACGTGCCCGGCGTCTCCGAATGCCTCGTGGAAGACCTGGTGGTTTACAGCAACGAGGCCAAGATGCGGCACCTGGGCGTCGATGCCCGGATCTTGAGCGAGCACGGGGCGGTGAGCGAGCCCTGCGCGCTGGCCATGGCCAGGGGGGTGGCCGCCCGGGCGGCGGCCGACCTGGGGCTGGCGATCACGGGTATCGCCGGCCCGGGCGGGGGTACGCCCACCAAGCCGGTCGGTCTGGTCTACCTGGCGGTCGCCGGCCGGGGCGATACGCGGGTGGAGCGTCACGTGTTCGGCGGCGACCGGATCCAGGTGAAGCGGCGGTCGGCCCAGGCCGCGCTCGACCTCTTGAGGCGATTCTTGCTTGAGGCTTCGTAA
- a CDS encoding AAA family ATPase, producing the protein MIREIAAGLVAASLVFAALNGVNLWPLLVLGAALVAVRLLAADGKLLGRRFGVVEGGAEGSNVTFDDIGGHEMAKRELIEALEFVRDAEKVKQLGIRPLRGILLAGPPGTGKTMMARAAAGYTDAAFLVASGSQFVEMYAGVGAQRVRELFRKARALARERKSRTAVIFIDELEVLGGQRGRHTSHLEYDQTLNQLLVEMDGMVRTPDVQVLVIGATNRMDLLDSALMRPGRFDRIVRVDLPDREARLQILKIHCRHRPLAPDVDLESIARETFGFSGAHLEAVVNEAAIAALRAGRDRLEQADLREAVDKVMLGERLDRRPPAEEMHRVAVHEAGHALVSERLMPGSVAQVTVTSRGQALGYVRQAEQEDRHLYTARQLEDRIAVALAGAVAEDLVLGGRSTGAMNDFEKATELARQMVYAGMSPLGVVSKDHVPGDSLHQAVAGILSAQESRVRELLSESRPVLTQAAERLADVERLSGDELRAWLREVTEATPSKTA; encoded by the coding sequence ATGATACGGGAAATCGCGGCGGGGCTCGTCGCCGCCTCGCTCGTGTTCGCGGCGCTCAACGGGGTCAACCTGTGGCCCCTCTTGGTGCTGGGCGCGGCGCTGGTCGCGGTACGGTTGCTGGCCGCGGACGGGAAGCTCTTGGGCCGGCGGTTCGGCGTCGTGGAGGGCGGAGCGGAGGGCTCGAACGTGACCTTCGACGATATCGGGGGCCACGAGATGGCCAAGCGAGAGCTCATCGAGGCCCTCGAGTTCGTACGGGACGCCGAGAAGGTCAAGCAACTGGGCATCCGGCCGCTGCGGGGCATCCTGCTGGCCGGCCCCCCGGGCACCGGCAAGACCATGATGGCGCGAGCCGCCGCAGGTTACACCGACGCGGCCTTCCTGGTGGCCAGCGGCTCGCAGTTCGTGGAGATGTACGCGGGCGTGGGGGCCCAGCGCGTGCGGGAGCTCTTTCGCAAGGCCCGGGCCCTCGCCCGGGAGCGCAAGAGCCGCACGGCGGTCATCTTCATCGACGAGCTGGAGGTCCTGGGGGGCCAGCGGGGCCGCCACACGAGCCATCTGGAGTACGACCAGACGCTCAACCAGCTGCTGGTGGAGATGGACGGCATGGTGCGCACCCCTGACGTGCAGGTGCTGGTCATCGGCGCGACCAACCGGATGGACCTGCTGGACTCGGCGTTGATGCGCCCCGGGCGGTTCGACCGGATCGTGCGCGTGGACCTGCCGGACCGGGAGGCCCGGCTGCAGATCCTCAAGATCCATTGCCGTCACCGGCCGCTGGCTCCGGACGTCGATCTCGAGAGCATCGCCAGGGAGACGTTCGGCTTCTCCGGAGCGCACCTGGAGGCCGTGGTCAACGAGGCGGCCATCGCCGCGCTGCGCGCCGGCCGCGACCGGCTGGAGCAAGCCGACCTGCGGGAGGCGGTCGACAAGGTCATGCTGGGAGAGCGGCTCGACCGCCGGCCTCCGGCCGAAGAGATGCACCGGGTGGCCGTCCACGAGGCGGGCCACGCGCTGGTCAGCGAGCGGCTGATGCCCGGGTCGGTGGCCCAGGTGACGGTGACCTCCCGGGGACAGGCCCTGGGCTACGTGCGCCAGGCAGAGCAGGAAGACCGCCACCTCTACACCGCCCGCCAGCTGGAGGACCGTATCGCGGTCGCCCTGGCGGGAGCGGTGGCCGAGGACCTGGTGCTGGGCGGGCGCAGCACCGGCGCCATGAACGACTTCGAAAAGGCGACGGAGCTGGCGCGCCAGATGGTCTACGCCGGCATGTCGCCCCTGGGCGTCGTCTCCAAGGACCACGTGCCGGGAGATTCCCTGCACCAGGCCGTGGCCGGCATCTTGTCCGCCCAGGAGAGCCGGGTACGGGAGCTCTTGTCCGAGAGCCGGCCCGTGCTCACGCAGGCAGCCGAGCGCCTGGCGGACGTCGAGCGGCTTTCCGGAGACGAACTGCGGGCATGGCTGCGCGAGGTCACCGAGGCGACCCCCTCGAAGACGGCGTGA